One stretch of Brevibacillus laterosporus DNA includes these proteins:
- a CDS encoding TlyA family RNA methyltransferase: MKKERLDVLLADRGLYETREKAKRAVMAGLVIVAGDRCDKPGTKFPEDVVIHVKGDLHPYVSRGGLKLEKAIKEFNIDLTDRIMMDIGSSTGGFTDCALQNGAKKVYAIDVGYNQLAWKLRQDERVVVMERTNFRHMDPTAFEHEMPNMASIDVSFISLRLILPVLFMFLQEGGNVLALVKPQFEAGKEKVGKNGIIRDATVHRQVVEEIAGFATTVGFQVKGVSYSPITGGEGNIEFLLHLYKPLTDEQEAEQDEPWWFARIAEIVAEAHKQFS, translated from the coding sequence ATGAAAAAAGAACGATTAGATGTCTTGCTTGCAGATCGAGGTCTATATGAGACCCGTGAAAAGGCAAAACGAGCTGTAATGGCTGGGCTTGTCATTGTTGCAGGCGATAGATGCGATAAACCAGGTACAAAATTTCCAGAAGATGTGGTCATTCATGTGAAAGGTGACCTTCATCCCTACGTAAGCCGTGGAGGACTTAAGCTGGAAAAGGCTATTAAAGAATTTAATATTGACTTAACCGATCGGATTATGATGGACATTGGATCATCCACGGGAGGATTTACGGATTGCGCTTTACAAAATGGGGCTAAAAAAGTGTATGCCATTGATGTGGGATACAACCAATTAGCTTGGAAATTGCGTCAGGATGAGCGTGTCGTAGTAATGGAACGCACCAACTTCCGTCACATGGACCCGACTGCTTTTGAACACGAGATGCCAAATATGGCTTCGATTGATGTATCATTCATCTCTTTGAGGTTGATCCTACCAGTGCTGTTCATGTTCTTGCAAGAAGGTGGTAACGTACTAGCGTTGGTCAAACCCCAATTTGAAGCAGGTAAAGAAAAAGTGGGGAAAAATGGAATTATCCGGGATGCTACTGTTCACCGTCAAGTAGTGGAAGAGATTGCTGGATTCGCAACGACTGTAGGTTTCCAAGTGAAGGGTGTCAGCTATTCGCCCATAACGGGTGGAGAGGGAAACATTGAATTTCTTCTACATCTCTACAAACCGCTTACTGACGAACAAGAAGCAGAGCAGGATGAGCCGTGGTGGTTTGCCCGCATTGCAGAAATTGTGGCAGAAGCGCATAAGCAGTTCAGTTAG
- a CDS encoding NAD(+)/NADH kinase yields the protein MKSIGIIANKGKPKARVVARELLYLLEARGAKVYLEEDLAGLIGREDVAVSLYDFSKHVEILCVLGGDGTLLGIARQLAGHHLPVLGINLGTLGFLSEAEPDNLTDAVEKLLSGQYYMEERSMLTTELYRHGKQLATYTAMNDIGITKGSFCRIIKCSVYSNGFYVGTYSGDGIIVSSSTGSTAYSLAAGGPIVAPNVAMLLLTPIASHSLTARPIVLASDQRLRIEVDAVHDEIGLSIDGQFGSRLEGGDEIFVEQSKHVTPLIKWTQGNFYELIRTKLQGEWE from the coding sequence GTGAAGTCCATTGGAATTATCGCAAACAAGGGCAAGCCCAAAGCCCGCGTCGTCGCCCGTGAGTTGTTGTACTTGTTGGAAGCGCGTGGGGCCAAAGTCTATTTGGAAGAAGATTTAGCAGGTTTGATTGGCCGAGAAGATGTGGCTGTATCCCTCTATGACTTTTCTAAACATGTTGAAATTCTTTGCGTTCTTGGGGGAGATGGCACATTGCTCGGGATTGCCCGCCAATTAGCTGGTCATCATTTACCGGTACTAGGAATTAATCTTGGTACGCTTGGCTTTTTGTCAGAAGCAGAACCTGATAATCTAACCGATGCCGTAGAGAAGCTATTATCCGGGCAATACTATATGGAAGAACGAAGTATGCTAACCACTGAATTGTACCGACATGGAAAGCAACTTGCCACCTATACAGCGATGAATGACATTGGTATTACCAAAGGGTCATTTTGTCGGATCATTAAGTGCTCGGTTTATTCAAATGGGTTTTATGTGGGAACTTATAGTGGAGATGGAATAATCGTCTCCAGCTCAACAGGTTCTACAGCTTACTCGCTAGCGGCTGGAGGTCCGATCGTGGCTCCAAACGTGGCAATGCTCTTGCTTACACCAATTGCGTCTCATTCCTTAACAGCCAGACCCATCGTATTAGCGTCAGATCAACGTCTGCGTATTGAAGTAGATGCCGTACATGATGAGATAGGTCTTTCGATTGATGGACAGTTTGGCTCGCGTTTAGAGGGGGGCGACGAGATTTTTGTAGAGCAATCTAAGCATGTTACACCGTTGATCAAATGGACACAAGGCAACTTTTATGAATTAATTCGAACTAAATTACAAGGTGAATGGGAGTAA
- the argR gene encoding transcriptional regulator ArgR, with protein sequence MNKGQRHIKIKEIIMNNDIETQDELVEYLRTNGYSVTQATVSRDIKELHLIKIPMSDGRYKYSVPTDQKFNPLQKMKRVLLDCFVSIDFAENLIVLKTMPGNANSVAVLIDNLHWNEIMGCVCGDDTILIICRTKENAKEVSQRFLDML encoded by the coding sequence ATGAATAAAGGCCAACGACACATCAAAATCAAAGAAATCATCATGAATAATGACATCGAAACGCAGGATGAGCTCGTTGAATATCTGCGTACAAATGGCTACAGTGTGACACAAGCTACCGTTTCACGCGATATTAAAGAACTACATCTGATTAAAATCCCGATGAGTGACGGCCGTTATAAATATTCTGTACCAACGGACCAGAAGTTTAATCCGTTGCAAAAAATGAAGCGTGTCTTATTGGACTGCTTTGTGAGCATTGATTTTGCTGAAAATCTTATTGTGCTAAAAACGATGCCAGGAAATGCTAATTCTGTAGCTGTTTTGATTGACAATTTGCATTGGAATGAGATAATGGGTTGTGTTTGCGGCGATGATACTATTTTGATCATCTGTCGAACCAAAGAGAATGCCAAAGAAGTGTCACAACGCTTCTTAGACATGCTATAA
- the recN gene encoding DNA repair protein RecN, which produces MIHELTIRNFAIIKHTTISFRQGLNILTGETGAGKSIIIDALGQLLGDRSSAEFIRYGEKRAEIEGLFECKPGHPASSVCESFGIQVDPDGILVVRRDISSTGKSIIRINGQLITLAMLRELGPWLVNVHGQHDHQALMQADKHIRWLDAYGEPRLIGTKQEFSHLYQKYRKAVQDLSRMAKNERELMQRIDLLSYQLNEIEAAKLTPGEDDKLIQQRKKWANIEKIFAGVQDAYTSLYGDQKGQDWLGHAMGELERVQQYDEQLVPIVETIQSAYYQIEDTVQQLRHLKDRLDFDPTLLAEVEGRLDQLSGLKRKYGKTVDEILEYAAGIQDELDEIQHYDDRLQQMEKTLREAEADVAIEAMELSMLRRELAIELANLIEHELKELHMERARFAIEVKHSPDERGIEVEGNRVRVNSRGIDEVEFMIAPNPGEPLRPLTKIASGGELSRVMLAIKSILAITEQVGTLIFDEVDTGVSGRAAQAIAEKLARVAKHRQVLCITHLPQVASMADAHFYIQKQMDEQETSTTVIHMSPEERVNELARMLGGAEVTEKTKEHAKEMILLGNERKAVN; this is translated from the coding sequence ATGATCCACGAACTAACCATACGCAATTTTGCGATTATCAAACACACCACGATCTCTTTTCGTCAAGGACTTAATATCCTTACAGGGGAGACAGGGGCAGGTAAATCCATTATTATTGATGCGCTTGGGCAGTTGCTCGGTGATCGTAGCTCGGCAGAGTTTATCCGATATGGAGAAAAACGGGCAGAGATAGAAGGGCTTTTTGAATGTAAGCCTGGGCATCCTGCTAGTTCCGTCTGTGAGAGCTTTGGAATTCAGGTCGATCCAGATGGTATTCTGGTCGTACGTCGTGACATTTCTTCTACGGGGAAAAGTATTATTCGTATTAACGGACAGCTAATTACCTTGGCTATGCTGCGCGAATTAGGACCGTGGTTGGTAAATGTACATGGTCAGCACGATCATCAAGCGCTCATGCAAGCAGACAAGCATATTCGGTGGCTGGATGCATATGGAGAGCCACGATTGATTGGAACAAAACAGGAATTTAGTCATTTGTATCAAAAGTATCGTAAAGCAGTTCAAGACTTGTCACGAATGGCTAAAAATGAGCGCGAATTAATGCAACGAATTGACTTATTAAGCTATCAGCTAAATGAAATTGAAGCAGCAAAATTAACCCCAGGCGAAGATGATAAGCTCATACAGCAACGTAAGAAGTGGGCTAATATTGAAAAGATTTTTGCTGGTGTACAGGATGCTTACACATCCTTATATGGAGATCAGAAGGGACAAGATTGGCTTGGGCACGCCATGGGCGAATTGGAGCGGGTGCAACAGTATGACGAGCAGCTCGTTCCGATTGTAGAAACGATTCAAAGTGCTTATTATCAGATAGAGGATACCGTCCAGCAGTTGCGTCATTTAAAGGATCGTCTTGATTTTGACCCAACGCTACTGGCAGAAGTGGAAGGACGATTAGATCAGTTATCTGGTTTGAAGCGAAAATACGGTAAAACCGTCGATGAAATCTTAGAATATGCAGCAGGTATTCAGGACGAATTAGACGAAATCCAACATTATGATGATCGTTTGCAACAAATGGAGAAAACATTACGGGAAGCAGAAGCTGACGTAGCAATTGAGGCTATGGAGTTAAGTATGCTCCGCCGTGAGTTAGCAATAGAACTAGCTAACTTAATTGAACATGAACTAAAAGAATTACACATGGAGCGGGCTCGTTTTGCTATTGAGGTAAAGCACTCACCAGACGAGCGCGGTATTGAAGTTGAGGGTAATCGGGTCAGAGTGAATTCTCGTGGGATTGACGAGGTAGAATTTATGATTGCACCGAACCCTGGCGAGCCTTTGCGCCCGTTAACCAAGATTGCGTCCGGGGGAGAATTATCCCGTGTCATGTTAGCAATTAAAAGCATTCTAGCTATCACAGAGCAGGTAGGAACATTAATATTTGACGAAGTAGATACTGGTGTTAGCGGTAGAGCAGCTCAAGCTATTGCAGAAAAATTGGCACGAGTAGCGAAACATCGTCAAGTCCTATGTATTACGCATTTACCACAGGTGGCTTCCATGGCAGACGCACATTTTTACATTCAAAAGCAAATGGACGAACAGGAGACGAGCACTACCGTTATCCACATGTCCCCAGAAGAACGTGTTAACGAGCTTGCTCGTATGCTAGGTGGTGCCGAAGTAACAGAAAAAACAAAAGAACATGCTAAGGAAATGATCCTTCTTGGAAACGAGCGAAAAGCTGTCAATTGA
- the spoIVB gene encoding SpoIVB peptidase produces MIRNHKRKWIGSLLLLLTALIVTSTPFHDVTSLPKELRLFEGSLSQLKLSVPVMGTLVNSNPEILQVNGTEAREVHVDFSQPLQVAPKKAGQTHLQWRVGSLPIKEVKVNVLPDLKVIPGGQSIGVKLQTAGVLVVGHHLVDTGKEKVSPGESSGIHVGDMIVKMNDLYINDMSEVKKVVNEAGAKNQPIQLMVVRGKEKINLTLRPAQDKKDNQYRMGLYIRDSAAGVGTLTFYEPDSKAYGALGHVISDVDTGQAIVVGDGQIVQASVTSIEKGQSGNPGEKFARFYNENEVLGNISKNTPFGIFGKMYDKPKRAKTNEALPVALAEQVKEGPAKILTVVNGQEVEEFDIEIVNVVKQHFPATKGMIIKVNDKRLLEKTGGIVQGMSGSPIIQDGKVVGAVTHVFVNDPTSGYGCFIEWMLQDAGLTTKQQHPVSLKAS; encoded by the coding sequence GTGATACGAAATCACAAAAGAAAATGGATTGGATCTCTGCTCTTACTCTTGACTGCGTTAATTGTAACTTCAACCCCCTTTCATGATGTAACCTCTTTACCCAAAGAACTTCGGCTGTTTGAAGGTTCTCTTAGCCAATTGAAGCTTTCCGTACCTGTTATGGGAACACTAGTAAACAGTAACCCCGAAATTTTGCAAGTAAATGGAACAGAAGCCCGTGAAGTACATGTCGATTTTAGCCAACCATTACAAGTAGCACCAAAAAAAGCGGGACAAACTCATCTGCAATGGAGGGTGGGTAGTCTTCCCATTAAAGAAGTTAAAGTGAATGTGCTTCCCGATCTGAAAGTCATACCAGGAGGTCAATCTATTGGTGTCAAACTACAGACTGCTGGCGTACTAGTAGTTGGTCATCACTTGGTTGATACTGGTAAAGAAAAAGTTTCGCCTGGTGAAAGCTCTGGCATTCATGTTGGAGATATGATTGTAAAAATGAACGATTTGTACATTAATGACATGAGTGAGGTAAAAAAGGTGGTAAATGAAGCCGGCGCAAAGAACCAACCGATCCAACTCATGGTTGTACGTGGGAAAGAAAAGATCAATTTGACACTTAGACCAGCACAAGACAAAAAAGATAATCAGTATCGGATGGGACTTTATATTCGCGATTCTGCTGCAGGTGTAGGTACGTTAACTTTTTATGAGCCAGACTCAAAGGCATACGGTGCTCTTGGTCACGTTATTTCTGATGTGGATACAGGGCAGGCTATTGTTGTAGGAGACGGACAAATCGTTCAGGCTAGTGTTACTTCCATTGAGAAAGGGCAGAGCGGCAATCCAGGTGAAAAATTCGCCCGCTTTTACAATGAAAATGAAGTGTTAGGCAACATTTCTAAAAACACCCCGTTTGGCATTTTCGGGAAAATGTACGACAAACCCAAAAGAGCGAAGACGAATGAAGCATTGCCAGTAGCTTTAGCAGAACAGGTAAAAGAAGGACCAGCCAAAATTTTAACAGTCGTGAATGGACAAGAGGTAGAAGAGTTTGATATTGAGATTGTCAATGTTGTAAAACAGCATTTTCCTGCAACAAAAGGGATGATCATTAAGGTTAATGATAAGCGCTTACTAGAAAAAACAGGTGGCATTGTACAAGGAATGAGCGGTAGCCCGATTATTCAAGATGGTAAAGTGGTTGGAGCAGTCACACATGTATTCGTCAATGATCCTACTTCCGGTTATGGTTGTTTTATTGAATGGATGTTACAGGATGCAGGATTAACGACAAAGCAACAACACCCTGTGAGTCTCAAGGCGAGCTAA